The Caloranaerobacter ferrireducens genome has a window encoding:
- a CDS encoding SHOCT domain-containing protein, which translates to MMMGFGMGCGGILGIFLLGIAVYFIFRYANERKYYGNYDKSDALEILKERYAKGEITEEEYERKKKMLID; encoded by the coding sequence ATGATGATGGGTTTTGGCATGGGCTGCGGAGGAATTTTAGGTATATTTCTATTAGGTATAGCTGTATACTTCATATTTAGATATGCAAATGAAAGAAAGTACTATGGGAACTATGATAAAAGTGATGCTTTGGAAATACTAAAAGAACGATATGCAAAAGGTGAAATTACAGAAGAGGAATATGAAAGAAAGAAGAAAATGTTAATTGATTAA
- a CDS encoding SHOCT domain-containing protein — protein MWHMYGYGFNYAWLWMLGFSLIKILAVIGLVILFIRLINRDRIDSYKHSSKAMEILKEKYAKGEISEEEYKHKKKILRS, from the coding sequence ATGTGGCATATGTATGGATATGGATTTAATTATGCATGGCTCTGGATGCTCGGTTTTAGTTTAATAAAAATATTGGCAGTTATAGGGCTTGTAATATTGTTTATTAGATTAATTAATAGGGATAGAATAGATAGTTACAAACATTCCAGTAAAGCTATGGAAATATTAAAGGAAAAATATGCAAAAGGAGAAATTAGTGAAGAAGAATATAAACATAAAAAGAAAATTTTAAGATCTTAA
- a CDS encoding response regulator transcription factor, with protein sequence MELLKRNILLVDDEEQIISVVRAYLEREGYNVFTAYNGKEALDVFNKESIDFIVLDLMLPDLPGEEVCKKIRIKSEVPILMLTAKVNERDRINGLDIGADDYMIKPFSPKELVARVRAILRRTGKEFIKADVIEFNNGDLIIDINKMEVKKRGKLIKLTPKEFRLLTVLAKNLGKVFTREELINKVLGYDYDGYDRTIDAHIKNLRHKIEDEENKYIITVYGVGYKFLED encoded by the coding sequence ATGGAATTACTGAAAAGAAATATCCTATTAGTTGATGATGAAGAGCAGATAATAAGTGTTGTAAGGGCTTATTTAGAAAGAGAAGGTTATAATGTATTTACTGCATATAATGGAAAAGAGGCTTTAGATGTATTTAATAAAGAATCAATAGATTTTATAGTGCTTGATTTAATGTTACCTGATTTACCAGGAGAAGAAGTTTGTAAAAAAATAAGAATTAAGTCAGAAGTTCCAATACTCATGTTGACTGCTAAAGTTAATGAAAGAGATAGAATAAATGGATTAGATATAGGTGCAGATGATTATATGATAAAGCCATTTAGCCCAAAAGAACTTGTAGCACGAGTAAGGGCGATATTAAGAAGAACTGGTAAGGAGTTTATAAAAGCTGATGTAATTGAGTTTAACAATGGAGATTTAATAATTGACATTAATAAAATGGAAGTTAAAAAGCGTGGAAAATTAATAAAATTGACACCAAAAGAATTTAGATTGCTAACAGTATTAGCTAAGAATCTAGGAAAAGTATTTACTAGGGAAGAACTTATAAATAAAGTATTAGGATATGATTATGATGGATATGACAGAACTATTGATGCTCATATAAAAAATCTTAGACACAAAATAGAAGATGAAGAAAATAAATATATTATAACAGTATACGGAGTTGGATATAAATTTTTGGAGGATTAA
- a CDS encoding sensor histidine kinase — MFRKLRTRLILIILGATFFSIILVSIITNITLFKKFDIYMKDELTNRVNEIIELVKYTYSIDNKWTEKNLNNISKSPLINGFDIAIKDLDGNIIFTHYMESDMLQMHNEMMQKMGYHMMHRMDEFMMRGPIRAKNYVTKSFIIEVNGKNVGIVELGYYGPFLVSERELEFARGINNSIIYAAVISLFIAFILGIYSSKIISKPILKITRAANDIRRGNLDTKVLISNNITELQELSKSINHLAESLKEQEVLRKRLTADISHELRTPLTILQSHIEAISDGIWKPTQEKLDICKNEVIRLIKLVEQLKYLTDIEKHKITLEIERINLSKLLNEIVESFRYQFQSKNIKLNSLIKENVYINADKDKVSQIIINILSNALKFTNPEGLVDVALEENEEKVNIIIKDTGIGIPKEDISYIFERFYRSDKSRSRKTGGAGIGLTIAKTLVEAHNGRIKVESELGKGSKFTVIFYKDFK; from the coding sequence ATGTTTCGAAAACTGAGGACAAGATTAATATTAATTATTTTAGGAGCAACTTTTTTTTCTATAATATTAGTAAGCATAATAACAAATATAACTCTATTTAAGAAATTTGATATATATATGAAAGATGAACTGACAAATAGAGTTAATGAAATTATCGAACTGGTTAAATATACTTATTCAATAGATAATAAATGGACTGAAAAGAACCTGAATAATATCAGTAAGTCACCTCTTATAAACGGTTTTGACATAGCGATTAAAGACCTTGATGGTAATATTATTTTTACACATTATATGGAATCGGATATGCTTCAGATGCATAATGAGATGATGCAAAAAATGGGATATCATATGATGCACAGAATGGATGAATTTATGATGCGAGGTCCAATAAGAGCAAAAAATTATGTTACTAAAAGTTTTATTATAGAAGTTAATGGTAAAAATGTTGGAATAGTTGAGCTTGGCTATTATGGACCATTTTTAGTATCTGAAAGAGAGTTAGAATTTGCAAGAGGAATAAATAATTCAATTATTTATGCTGCAGTAATATCTTTATTTATCGCATTTATACTAGGGATTTATTCTTCTAAGATTATTTCAAAACCTATTCTGAAAATAACAAGAGCAGCTAATGATATACGAAGAGGTAATTTGGATACTAAAGTTTTAATATCTAATAACATAACAGAACTGCAAGAACTTTCAAAATCAATAAACCATCTTGCAGAATCTTTAAAAGAGCAGGAAGTACTAAGGAAAAGATTAACTGCAGATATATCACATGAGTTAAGAACACCTTTAACTATATTACAAAGTCATATTGAAGCAATAAGTGATGGTATATGGAAACCTACACAAGAAAAACTAGATATTTGTAAGAATGAAGTCATAAGACTTATTAAACTAGTAGAGCAACTAAAATACCTAACAGATATAGAAAAACATAAAATTACATTAGAAATTGAAAGAATTAATTTGTCTAAATTATTAAATGAAATTGTAGAGAGTTTTAGATATCAATTTCAAAGTAAAAATATTAAACTGAATAGTTTAATTAAAGAAAATGTTTATATAAATGCTGATAAAGATAAGGTAAGTCAAATAATTATTAATATACTTTCTAATGCTTTGAAATTTACAAATCCAGAAGGACTAGTAGATGTTGCTTTGGAAGAAAATGAAGAAAAGGTAAATATAATTATTAAAGATACGGGAATAGGAATACCTAAAGAAGATATATCTTATATATTTGAGAGATTCTATAGAAGTGATAAATCTAGAAGTAGAAAAACTGGTGGTGCAGGTATTGGTTTAACTATAGCTAAAACACTTGTTGAAGCTCATAATGGAAGAATAAAAGTTGAAAGTGAGTTAGGTAAGGGCAGTAAGTTTACTGTAATATTTTATAAAGATTTTAAATAA
- a CDS encoding two-component system sensor histidine kinase NtrB, with protein sequence MKRFNKKEIMDIIFISTSIVIITMLHYSIIPDRWDIHDFHRRLFYIPIIISSFKFRLKGGLFTSIIVSILYGTPLIFPEILSLEKINMSILNHFLEIIMFVFIGTVTGFLVEADFKKKKILEIQIRKLTDLENFTQNILDSITNVLIAVDKDLKIQLINKEGRKLLDLDETCIGKGLDILFVEYDKIEKILKDVLTFDKKMNIVTKCNSKDKTNIYVKLFAYPLHNILNKIEGVVIVLEDISEIRKLENQVRRAEKLSAIGQLASGIAHEIRNPLGIIKTISQTVIKDIEDTEIKEGLEIIVHEVDRANMVIKGLLDFAKPNVNQIKIQSIDKLIKEVIMLTKKYAQQHGVKIIYTSKVDIEILIDSEKIKQAFINVIFNSVQAMPEGGCLNISLNIKDDWVKVSFEDNGTGIQRNELEKIFEPFYTTKDTGTGLGLAITHRIIDEHDGYIEVSSKPGTGTIFDVFLPIKGINSN encoded by the coding sequence ATGAAGAGATTTAATAAAAAAGAAATAATGGACATTATATTTATTAGTACAAGCATTGTGATTATAACAATGCTTCACTATTCAATTATACCAGATAGATGGGATATACATGATTTTCATAGGAGATTATTTTATATTCCTATAATAATTTCTTCATTTAAATTCAGATTAAAGGGAGGCTTATTTACATCAATAATAGTTTCTATTTTATATGGTACACCTTTAATTTTTCCAGAGATATTATCATTAGAGAAAATAAATATGTCTATTTTAAATCATTTTTTAGAAATAATTATGTTTGTTTTTATAGGTACAGTTACTGGATTTTTAGTTGAAGCAGATTTTAAAAAGAAAAAGATATTAGAGATACAAATTAGAAAATTGACCGATCTTGAAAATTTTACCCAAAATATATTAGATAGTATAACTAATGTTCTTATAGCAGTTGATAAAGATTTAAAAATACAATTGATAAATAAAGAAGGAAGAAAATTGTTAGATTTAGATGAAACATGCATAGGGAAGGGATTAGATATTTTATTTGTAGAGTATGATAAAATTGAAAAAATACTAAAAGATGTGCTGACTTTTGATAAAAAAATGAACATTGTTACTAAGTGTAATTCAAAAGATAAAACTAATATTTATGTAAAATTATTTGCTTATCCATTGCATAATATCCTAAATAAAATAGAGGGAGTTGTTATTGTACTTGAGGACATTTCGGAGATTAGGAAATTGGAAAATCAAGTCAGAAGAGCAGAAAAACTATCAGCAATTGGGCAACTTGCGTCTGGTATTGCTCATGAAATAAGGAATCCATTAGGGATTATAAAGACTATATCTCAGACAGTAATTAAAGATATAGAAGATACTGAAATAAAAGAGGGGCTTGAAATTATAGTTCATGAAGTAGATAGAGCTAATATGGTGATTAAAGGATTGTTGGATTTTGCTAAACCTAATGTAAATCAGATTAAAATCCAAAGCATAGATAAACTTATAAAAGAAGTAATTATGCTTACTAAAAAGTATGCTCAACAACATGGTGTTAAAATTATTTATACGTCTAAAGTAGATATAGAAATATTAATAGATTCAGAAAAAATAAAACAAGCTTTTATAAATGTTATATTCAATTCTGTGCAAGCAATGCCTGAAGGAGGTTGTTTAAACATAAGTTTAAATATAAAAGATGATTGGGTTAAGGTATCATTTGAAGATAATGGAACAGGTATACAGAGAAATGAACTTGAAAAAATATTTGAACCATTTTATACAACTAAAGATACTGGAACTGGGCTTGGATTAGCTATAACTCACAGAATTATTGACGAACATGATGGATATATTGAAGTTTCTAGCAAACCAGGAACTGGTACAATATTTGATGTTTTTCTACCAATAAAAGGTATAAATTCTAATTGA
- the hcp gene encoding hydroxylamine reductase — MDNQMFCYQCEQTAGGKGCVKIGVCGKDPEVAALQDLLVYLLKGIGFYGQKALEKGKKIDEETHKFVMDAMFATLTNVNFDAERFVEYIKKAAEVKENLKELAGDIEASIPDAASYKIPSTKEEMINDAKKVGIMADEDLDQDIRSLRELLIYGLKGMAAYAHHAYVLGKTDETVNNFFYKGLAATLNDNLTIDDLFNLNMELGQVNFKCMELLDSANTGAYGHPEPTEVLITKKKGPFIIISGHDLKDLKELLEQTEGKGINIYTHGEMLPAHAYPELKKYPHLVGNYGGAWQDQQDEFDNIPGAILMTTNCLQKPRDSYKDRIFTTSIVGWPDVAHIEEVNGKKDFTPLIEKALELGGWQEDEEEKKILVGFGHNTVLSLSDKIIEAVKKGDIKHFFLIGGCDGARPGRNYYTEFAEKTPKDTIILTLACGKYRFNKKDFGKIGEFPRLLDVGQCNDAYSAIKIAVALAEAFECDVNELPLSIILSWYEQKAVCILLTLLSLNIKNIYLGPTLPAFISPNVLQVLVDKFNIKPTSNAEADMKEILG, encoded by the coding sequence GTGGATAATCAAATGTTTTGTTATCAATGTGAACAAACAGCAGGTGGAAAAGGTTGTGTTAAAATAGGTGTTTGTGGGAAAGACCCAGAAGTTGCAGCATTACAAGACTTACTTGTTTACTTATTAAAAGGAATAGGTTTTTATGGACAGAAAGCATTAGAAAAAGGTAAAAAAATTGATGAAGAAACTCATAAGTTTGTTATGGATGCAATGTTTGCTACTTTAACTAATGTTAACTTTGATGCTGAAAGATTTGTTGAATATATTAAGAAAGCTGCTGAAGTAAAAGAAAATCTTAAAGAATTAGCTGGAGATATTGAAGCATCTATCCCAGACGCTGCAAGTTACAAAATACCTTCTACAAAAGAAGAAATGATAAATGATGCAAAAAAAGTTGGAATAATGGCTGACGAAGACTTAGATCAAGATATACGTTCACTTAGAGAACTACTTATTTACGGTTTAAAAGGAATGGCTGCATATGCACATCATGCTTATGTTTTAGGTAAAACAGATGAAACTGTGAATAATTTCTTCTATAAAGGATTAGCAGCTACTTTAAATGATAATTTAACAATAGATGATTTGTTTAATCTAAATATGGAATTAGGTCAAGTTAACTTTAAATGTATGGAATTATTAGATAGTGCTAATACTGGTGCTTATGGTCATCCTGAACCAACTGAAGTATTAATAACTAAGAAAAAAGGACCTTTCATAATAATTTCTGGTCATGATTTAAAGGATTTAAAAGAACTTCTTGAACAAACAGAAGGTAAAGGTATAAATATTTATACTCATGGAGAAATGTTACCAGCTCATGCATATCCTGAACTTAAAAAATATCCGCATTTAGTTGGTAACTACGGTGGCGCATGGCAAGATCAACAAGATGAATTCGATAACATACCTGGTGCAATTTTAATGACAACAAACTGTTTACAAAAACCTAGAGATAGTTATAAAGACAGAATTTTTACTACTAGCATAGTAGGTTGGCCAGATGTAGCTCATATAGAAGAAGTAAATGGTAAAAAAGATTTTACACCTTTAATAGAAAAAGCTTTAGAGCTTGGTGGTTGGCAAGAGGACGAAGAAGAAAAGAAAATATTAGTAGGATTTGGTCATAATACAGTATTAAGCCTGTCTGACAAAATTATTGAGGCTGTAAAAAAAGGTGATATTAAACACTTCTTCTTAATAGGTGGATGTGATGGTGCTAGACCAGGAAGAAATTATTATACTGAATTTGCTGAAAAAACACCTAAAGATACAATAATTTTAACATTAGCTTGTGGAAAATATAGATTTAATAAAAAAGATTTTGGTAAGATTGGGGAATTCCCAAGATTATTAGATGTAGGTCAATGTAATGATGCTTATTCTGCTATAAAAATCGCAGTTGCTCTTGCAGAAGCTTTTGAATGCGATGTAAACGAACTACCTTTATCAATAATACTATCATGGTATGAACAAAAAGCAGTATGCATACTTCTTACATTATTATCATTAAATATCAAAAATATTTATCTTGGACCAACTTTACCAGCTTTCATTTCACCAAACGTATTACAAGTATTAGTTGATAAGTTCAATATAAAACCTACTTCAAACGCAGAAGCTGATATGAAAGAAATATTAGGTTAA
- a CDS encoding MBL fold metallo-hydrolase RNA specificity domain-containing protein: MKIHFYGAAEVVTGSNHLITTDKHKILIDCGMFQGSEELEKLNFKDFEYNPSEIDFVLLSHAHIDHSGRIPKLVKEGFKGKIICTKATYDLCKIMLLDSGHIQESDTKWLNKKRLRAGKAPIEPLYTVEDANISLNYFEPILYDQKINLSENIQVRFRDAGHLLGSSIIELWITEKNKTVKIVYSGDLGMKNKPILRDPELIEEADYLIIESTYGDRLHESVTERANKLIEIINRTTSRGGTVIIPSFAVGRTQELIYELNNYYENLDIIETYKKIPIYVDSPMAVSATQVFKENPYCFDDEAKELILSGDNPFEFENLHFVNDQKESMRLNEYNYPKVIISASGMCTAGRIRHHLKHNLWKKENSVIFVGYQAEGTLGRMLKDGIKKVKILGEEIKVLAEIYSIEGFSGHADQKGLMDWLKGFKKFPEKIFVVHGEEQSANALAELIKKTYKVDTVVPNIGYIYEFKDNETKIYQGEILEPLKKKENIKKELQEVYNQFEVLIANTEKIIDEEILKKDYDNLKNKLIELQQKLLDISILLGD, translated from the coding sequence ATGAAAATACATTTTTATGGAGCTGCTGAAGTTGTAACAGGCTCTAATCATTTGATTACAACAGATAAACACAAAATTTTAATCGATTGTGGTATGTTTCAAGGTAGTGAAGAACTAGAAAAACTAAATTTCAAGGATTTTGAATACAATCCTTCTGAAATTGATTTTGTTTTGCTTAGTCATGCTCATATAGACCATAGTGGTAGAATTCCAAAATTAGTAAAAGAGGGTTTTAAAGGCAAAATAATTTGTACAAAAGCAACTTATGATTTATGTAAAATTATGCTTTTAGATAGTGGTCATATACAAGAATCAGATACAAAATGGCTTAACAAAAAACGCCTGCGTGCTGGTAAAGCTCCTATTGAGCCTCTATATACAGTTGAAGATGCTAATATAAGTTTAAATTACTTTGAACCTATTTTATATGACCAAAAAATTAATTTAAGTGAAAATATTCAAGTCAGGTTTAGAGATGCTGGTCATTTGCTTGGTTCTTCAATAATAGAGCTATGGATTACTGAGAAGAACAAAACAGTAAAAATAGTTTATTCTGGTGACTTAGGAATGAAAAATAAACCTATACTAAGAGATCCAGAACTTATAGAAGAAGCTGACTATTTAATTATAGAATCAACATATGGTGATAGACTACATGAAAGTGTTACTGAGAGAGCTAATAAATTAATAGAAATAATAAATAGAACCACATCGCGAGGTGGTACAGTTATTATCCCTTCATTTGCTGTAGGAAGAACTCAAGAATTAATCTATGAATTAAATAATTATTATGAGAATTTAGACATCATAGAAACATATAAGAAAATACCTATCTATGTTGACAGTCCAATGGCAGTTTCAGCTACTCAAGTTTTTAAAGAGAACCCATATTGCTTTGATGATGAAGCTAAAGAACTCATACTAAGCGGAGATAATCCATTTGAATTTGAAAATCTTCATTTTGTTAATGATCAGAAAGAATCTATGCGGCTGAATGAATATAATTATCCAAAGGTTATAATTTCAGCTAGTGGAATGTGTACTGCTGGTAGAATTAGACATCATCTTAAACATAATCTTTGGAAAAAAGAAAATAGCGTTATATTTGTAGGTTATCAGGCAGAAGGTACTTTAGGCAGAATGCTTAAAGATGGTATAAAAAAAGTAAAAATACTAGGTGAAGAAATAAAAGTTTTAGCAGAAATATATAGTATTGAAGGCTTCTCTGGTCACGCTGACCAAAAAGGCCTAATGGACTGGTTAAAAGGATTTAAAAAATTCCCTGAAAAAATCTTTGTAGTCCATGGTGAAGAACAATCTGCTAATGCCTTAGCAGAATTAATTAAGAAAACTTATAAGGTCGATACTGTCGTACCAAATATAGGATATATATATGAATTTAAGGATAATGAAACAAAGATTTATCAAGGTGAAATATTAGAGCCTCTTAAAAAGAAAGAAAATATTAAAAAAGAACTACAAGAAGTATATAATCAGTTTGAAGTTTTAATTGCTAATACTGAGAAAATTATTGATGAAGAAATATTAAAAAAAGATTATGATAATTTGAAAAATAAACTTATAGAATTACAGCAGAAATTACTAGATATCAGTATTCTTTTAGGAGATTAA
- a CDS encoding NAD-dependent epimerase/dehydratase family protein yields the protein MKVLVTGGAGFIGSNLVDKLLALNHEVVVIDNLYTGNKEYINPKAKFYNMDIRGKNIIEVFEEEQFDIVYHLAAQVDVNRSIINPKFDSDINIAGIINILDNCMKYNIRKIIYSSSAAIYGEPKYLGIDEKHPINPVSFYGLSKYTAENYIKLYSKLYGFKYTILRYANVYGIRQNKKGEGGVIAKFIDMMLNNEIPIIYGDGTQTRDFIFVDDVIEANILAMERGDNEILNIGSGEEISVNDLLNMLKKIFNIQIEPLFKSERKGDIKHSFFNINKAYKSIGWKPKYSLYNGLIRTVNFYRSGFFE from the coding sequence GTGAAAGTTCTAGTTACAGGTGGTGCTGGATTTATTGGATCTAATTTAGTTGATAAATTATTAGCTTTAAATCATGAAGTTGTAGTAATTGACAATTTATATACAGGAAATAAGGAATATATAAACCCAAAGGCTAAATTTTATAATATGGATATTCGGGGAAAAAATATAATAGAAGTATTTGAAGAAGAACAATTTGATATAGTATATCATTTAGCTGCTCAAGTAGATGTAAATAGATCTATAATTAATCCTAAGTTTGATAGTGATATTAACATAGCTGGTATAATAAATATTTTGGACAATTGTATGAAATATAATATAAGAAAGATTATTTATTCCTCATCAGCGGCTATTTATGGTGAACCTAAATATTTGGGAATTGATGAAAAACATCCGATAAATCCAGTTTCTTTTTATGGATTATCTAAATATACAGCAGAAAACTATATAAAGTTATATAGCAAATTGTACGGATTTAAATATACTATTTTACGATATGCAAATGTGTATGGTATAAGGCAGAATAAAAAAGGAGAAGGGGGAGTAATAGCGAAATTTATAGATATGATGTTAAACAATGAAATCCCTATTATATATGGTGATGGAACGCAAACAAGAGATTTCATTTTTGTCGATGATGTAATAGAAGCTAATATTCTTGCTATGGAGAGAGGAGATAATGAAATACTAAATATAGGTTCAGGAGAAGAAATATCAGTAAATGATCTGCTTAATATGCTAAAGAAAATTTTCAATATCCAAATAGAGCCTTTATTTAAATCTGAGAGAAAAGGAGATATTAAACATTCATTTTTTAATATAAATAAAGCATACAAAAGTATAGGTTGGAAACCAAAATATTCTTTATATAATGGATTAATAAGGACTGTAAATTTTTATAGGAGTGGTTTTTTTGAATAA